The following are encoded in a window of Callithrix jacchus isolate 240 chromosome 9, calJac240_pri, whole genome shotgun sequence genomic DNA:
- the KLHL42 gene encoding kelch-like protein 42 produces the protein MSAEEMVQIRLEDRCYPVSKRKLIEQSDYFRALYRSGMREALSQEAGGPEVQQLRGLSAPGLRLVLDFINAGGAREGWLLDPRGEKGGGVDEDEEMDEVSLLSELVEAASFLQVTSLLQLLLSQVRLNNCLEMYRLAQVYGLPDLQEACLRFMVVHFHEVLCKPQFHLLGSPPQAPGDVSLKQRLREARMTGTPVLVALGDFLGGPLAPHPYQGEPPSMLRYEEMTERWFPLANNLPPDLVNVRGYGSAILDNYLFIVGGYRITSQEISAAHSYNPSTNEWLQVASMNQKRSNFKLVAVNSKLYAIGGQAVSNVECYNPEQDAWNFVAPLPNPLAEFSACECKGKIYVIGGYTTRDRNMNILQYCPSSDIWTLFETCDVHIRKQQMVSVEETIYIVGGCLHELGPNRRSSQSEDMLTVQSYNTVTRQWLYLKENTSKSGLNLTCALHNDGIYIMSRDVTLSTSLEHRVFLKYNIFSDSWEAFRRFPAFGHNLLVSSLYLPNKAET, from the exons ATGTCGGCCGAGGAGATGGTGCAGATCCGCCTGGAGGACCGCTGCTATCCGGTGAGCAAGAGGAAACTTATCGAGCAGAGCGACTACTTCCGCGCCCTCTACCGCTCCGGCATGCGCGAGGCCCTGAGCCAGGAAGCAGGCGGCCCGGAGGTGCAGCAGCTGCGCGGCCTCAGCGCGCCAGGCCTgcgtctggtcctggacttcaTCAACGCCGGTGGGGCCCGCGAAGGCTGGCTTCTGGACCCGCGAGGGGAGAAGGGCGGCGGGGTGGACGAGGACGAGGAGATGGACGAGGTGAGCCTGCTGTCCGAGCTGGTGGAGGCGGCCTCCTTCCTGCAGGTCACGtccctgctgcagctgctgctgtcCCAGGTGCGGCTTAACAACTGCCTGGAGATGTACCGCCTGGCGCAGGTGTACGGGCTGCCCGACCTGCAGGAGGCCTGCCTGCGCTTCATGGTCGTCCACTTCCACGAGGTGCTGTGCAAGCCCCAGTTCCACCTTCTGGGATCTCCTCCCCAAGCCCCAGGGGATGTCAGCCTGaagcagaggctgagggaggcccGGATGACTGGGACTCCTGTCCTCGTGGCCCTTGGTGACTTCCTGGGGGGACCCCTGGCCCCTCACCCCTACCAGGGGGAGCCCCCGTCCATGCTCAGGTACGAGGAGATGACTGAGCGTTGGTTCCCGCTGGCCAACAACCTTCCTCCCGACCTGGTCAATGTCAGGGGCTATGGGTCCGCCATCCTGGACAACTACCTCTTCATAGTGGGCGGGTACAGGATCACCAGCCAGGAGATCTCCGCTGCGCACTCCTACAACCCCAGCACCAACGAATGGCTCCAGGTGGCCTCCATGAACCAGAAGAG GTCTAACTTCAAACTTGTGGCTGTTAATTCAAAACTCTATGCCATTGGAGGGCAGGCCGTTTCTAACGTTGAGTGTTACAACCCTGAGCAGGATGCTTGGAATTTTGTGGCACCCTTACCCAATCCTCTGGCTGAGTTCTCTGCCTGTGAGTGCAAGGGAAAAATTTATGTCATTGGAGGATACACTACCAGAG accgGAACATGAACATTTTGCAGTACTGCCCCTCTTCTGACATCTGGACCCTCTTTGAAACTTGTGACGTCCACATTCGCAAGCAGCAGATGGTGTCTGTGGAGGAGACCATCTATATCGTGGGGGGGTGTCTCCACGAGCTGGGGCCCAACCGCAGGAGCAGCCAGAGTGAGGACATGCTCACCGTGCAGTCCTACAACACCGTCACCCGGCAGTGGCTCTACCTCAAGGAGAACACGTCCAAATCGGGTCTTAACTTGACTTGTGCACTCCATAACGATGGCATCTACATCATGAGCAGAGACGTCACCCTGTCGACCAGCTTGGAACACCGAGTGTTCCTCAAGTACAACATCTTTTCAGATAGTTGGGAAGCATTTCGGCGTTTTCCAGCTTTTGGACATAACTTGCTGGTGTCTTCTCTTTATCTGCCCAATAAAGCAGAAACATGA